A portion of the uncultured Bacteroides sp. genome contains these proteins:
- a CDS encoding NADP-dependent oxidoreductase, whose product MNKQILLKSRPDGMVGREHFETVETSLPVSLNEGELLVKALFVSVDPYMRGRMSASKSYVQPYEVGKPISGGIVAEVMGSKHSDFRSGDVVLGNLTWTEQQVVNGSVVTKLQQGLAPLSYYLGILGMPGLTAYFGLLHIGEPKSGETVVVSGAAGAVGVVVGQIAKIKGCRVVGIAGSDSKVAYLKNELHFDEVINYHTTTDMPAAIAKACPDGVDVYYDNVGGEISDAVLQYINKFARIIVCGQISMYNSTEIPMGPRPQVALVKNSAFMKGFIVSDFSEHFPEGVKQLATWIGEGKLEYQETIMKGFDALPDAFIGLFRGENTGKLLVEI is encoded by the coding sequence ATGAATAAGCAAATTTTATTGAAATCAAGACCTGACGGAATGGTTGGCAGAGAACACTTTGAAACGGTTGAGACGTCATTACCTGTTTCACTAAATGAAGGAGAATTGCTCGTGAAGGCTCTTTTTGTATCGGTGGATCCTTACATGAGGGGTAGAATGAGTGCTTCAAAGTCTTATGTTCAGCCTTATGAAGTGGGTAAACCAATCTCAGGAGGAATCGTTGCGGAAGTGATGGGAAGTAAACATTCTGATTTTAGATCGGGAGATGTCGTACTGGGAAATCTTACTTGGACGGAGCAACAAGTAGTAAATGGTAGCGTTGTTACAAAGTTGCAACAAGGCTTGGCACCATTGAGCTATTATTTAGGTATTTTGGGCATGCCCGGTCTGACTGCTTATTTTGGACTATTGCATATTGGCGAACCCAAATCGGGAGAAACAGTTGTTGTTTCGGGAGCTGCCGGAGCCGTTGGTGTCGTGGTAGGGCAGATTGCTAAAATAAAAGGTTGCCGCGTGGTGGGTATTGCCGGAAGCGATAGTAAGGTTGCGTATCTGAAAAACGAACTTCATTTTGATGAGGTAATTAATTATCATACTACAACAGATATGCCTGCTGCGATAGCAAAAGCTTGTCCCGATGGAGTGGATGTGTATTATGACAATGTAGGTGGAGAAATATCTGATGCAGTATTACAATATATAAATAAGTTTGCACGTATCATTGTGTGTGGGCAGATCTCCATGTATAACAGTACGGAGATTCCAATGGGACCTCGTCCACAAGTAGCATTAGTCAAAAACAGCGCGTTCATGAAAGGTTTCATTGTGAGTGACTTCTCGGAACATTTTCCTGAAGGTGTGAAGCAGCTTGCGACATGGATAGGCGAAGGAAAATTGGAGTATCAGGAAACTATAATGAAGGGATTCGATGCATTGCCTGATGCTTTTATAGGTCTCTTTCGTGGAGAAAATACCGGAAAGCTTTTGGTTGAAATCTAA
- a CDS encoding TolC family protein → MKNKSIKRFLASVLIMILTILTGHAQQGDSLSHYLETAARNNPLIKADFASYKASMEKVTQAGTYPDPELEIGFFLKPMEITNGKQIADFTLMQMFPWFGTRSAARNEATEMTKMAYEKFRESRNDLYYQVKSQWYQLSNLQQQRKNTLAHLALLNQLEELALSRFSSPTGEGKSSQRSFSYSAQQPIGATGGGMQGMGGASLASSVPSATNSMNSMQTSSMGSGGSNNMSDVLRIQLEKKELENKLETIRSDTKAAETRFNALLNRSQQLPVTVPDSLQQVLFSSNDRALLDTITTQNPMLAMLEAEGNAYEAKRVMDKRMSYPMFGIGLQYSLIGKKAGDTDTMGTMNKMNGEDMIMPMVKITLPIFRRKYNAQQRESLYNRQSSRMKYDDTVNKLQAEYTGLKQQLEDASRKVTLYTEQYTLSQSIYQVMVRSFSAGSTSLTDVIAVERQMLDYNLKKSEAIASYNTMVTGIQKLVSTTF, encoded by the coding sequence ATGAAGAATAAAAGCATAAAACGTTTCTTAGCTAGTGTATTAATAATGATACTAACCATACTGACAGGACATGCGCAACAGGGCGATAGTCTCTCTCACTATTTAGAAACAGCAGCCCGCAACAATCCACTCATTAAAGCTGACTTTGCCAGTTACAAGGCTTCTATGGAGAAAGTGACGCAAGCAGGCACTTACCCCGACCCGGAACTCGAAATCGGTTTTTTTCTGAAACCGATGGAGATAACAAACGGAAAGCAAATAGCCGACTTTACATTGATGCAAATGTTCCCATGGTTTGGCACACGCAGTGCTGCCCGTAACGAGGCGACCGAAATGACTAAAATGGCATACGAGAAGTTTCGCGAAAGCCGAAACGATCTCTATTATCAGGTAAAAAGTCAATGGTACCAGCTCAGTAATCTCCAGCAACAGCGAAAGAATACTCTGGCACACTTAGCTCTGCTCAACCAATTGGAAGAACTAGCTTTGAGTCGTTTTTCCTCGCCAACAGGAGAAGGAAAAAGTTCACAACGCAGCTTTTCATATTCCGCACAGCAGCCGATAGGCGCAACAGGAGGAGGTATGCAAGGCATGGGGGGAGCTTCTCTAGCAAGTTCTGTTCCATCTGCTACAAATAGTATGAACTCCATGCAAACAAGCTCTATGGGTAGTGGCGGTAGCAACAACATGTCCGATGTGTTACGCATTCAATTAGAAAAGAAGGAGCTGGAGAATAAATTGGAAACAATACGATCGGACACTAAAGCTGCCGAAACCCGGTTTAATGCCTTGCTCAACCGCTCTCAGCAACTTCCCGTTACAGTGCCTGACTCGCTTCAACAAGTGCTATTTAGCAGCAACGATAGGGCTTTGCTCGACACCATCACTACTCAAAATCCGATGCTTGCCATGCTCGAAGCCGAAGGCAATGCTTACGAAGCAAAAAGAGTGATGGATAAAAGAATGAGTTACCCCATGTTCGGGATAGGATTGCAATATTCTTTAATCGGCAAAAAAGCCGGAGATACTGACACGATGGGAACTATGAACAAAATGAATGGTGAAGATATGATTATGCCGATGGTAAAAATCACTCTACCCATCTTTCGCCGTAAGTACAATGCCCAGCAACGGGAAAGCCTGTACAACCGCCAATCGAGCCGGATGAAGTATGACGACACGGTGAACAAGCTTCAGGCCGAATACACTGGATTAAAGCAACAACTCGAAGATGCTTCCCGTAAAGTGACGCTTTACACTGAGCAATATACTCTTTCACAATCCATCTATCAGGTAATGGTGCGAAGCTTTTCAGCCGGTAGCACGTCATTGACAGACGTAATAGCAGTAGAACGGCAAATGCTGGACTATAATTTGAAAAAGAGTGAGGCAATAGCATCTTATAACACTATGGTGACCGGAATCCAAAAACTAGTATCCACTACCTTTTAA
- a CDS encoding nitroreductase, with protein sequence MTATLLITKPTLAQNQDFKELVASAIKAPSGHNTQPWLFRLQEDAIEVHPNLKNALAVVDPENRELYISIGCAVENLCVAATQKGYHPTPVILQENDSTSIIRINLKKQAPTNNPLFEAIAKRQTNRSVYNARTIAADTLNLIQGIAKEEGVKFYMYKNGEADFDTLTEYIRQGNEMQMKDKQFKNELLNWIRYNKHHVNQTSNGLTYATMGSPSIPKFLGKPLVKAFLKPNTQNKSDIKKVESSSHLVLFTITANTPEEWILLGRTLERFLLETTRLGIANAYMNQPCELKELAQKIKEKFLPNNEYPMILIRLGYASPMPYSPRKSVDSVIIP encoded by the coding sequence ATGACAGCTACTCTTCTAATTACAAAGCCGACATTGGCACAAAATCAAGACTTCAAAGAATTAGTGGCATCGGCCATCAAAGCTCCATCGGGACACAACACCCAACCGTGGCTTTTCCGCTTACAAGAAGATGCGATTGAGGTACACCCTAATTTAAAGAATGCATTAGCGGTGGTAGATCCTGAAAACAGGGAACTTTATATTAGTATCGGCTGTGCAGTAGAAAATCTTTGTGTAGCTGCCACACAAAAAGGCTATCATCCTACTCCGGTTATCTTGCAAGAGAATGATAGTACATCTATTATCCGGATAAATCTGAAAAAACAAGCCCCCACAAATAATCCTCTCTTTGAAGCAATAGCCAAAAGACAAACTAACCGTAGTGTGTACAATGCACGCACAATTGCAGCAGATACACTAAATCTAATACAGGGAATCGCAAAAGAAGAAGGAGTTAAGTTTTATATGTATAAAAACGGAGAAGCCGACTTCGATACGTTGACCGAGTACATTCGTCAGGGCAACGAGATGCAAATGAAAGATAAACAGTTCAAAAATGAATTATTAAACTGGATTCGCTATAACAAACATCATGTTAACCAGACCAGTAACGGGCTAACATATGCCACCATGGGCTCTCCCAGCATTCCCAAATTCTTGGGAAAACCTCTTGTGAAAGCATTTCTTAAACCAAATACACAAAATAAATCAGATATTAAAAAAGTAGAGTCATCTTCGCACTTGGTACTATTTACTATAACCGCAAACACTCCTGAAGAATGGATTCTCCTGGGCCGGACATTAGAACGTTTTCTATTGGAGACTACCCGACTCGGAATTGCCAATGCATATATGAATCAACCTTGCGAACTCAAGGAATTAGCACAAAAAATAAAGGAGAAGTTTCTCCCTAACAACGAATATCCAATGATCCTCATCCGTTTAGGGTATGCTTCTCCTATGCCTTATTCGCCTCGAAAGAGCGTAGACAGCGTGATTATCCCTTAA
- a CDS encoding NADH-dependent flavin oxidoreductase, with the protein MSKNYNNILSSFKFPLSGIELDNRVVMAPMTTFSGNEDGTVSDAEIAYYKERNKGAGLLLTACAYVLPQGKGFHGQIGVHADEMIPSLKRIADTLKENGGKALLQIHHGGRMCPPEELPDGQCVSASAVVALREGAQVPREMTVAEIEETIDAYGEAARRAVEAGFDGVEIHGANTYLIQQFFSPHSNRRTDKWGGSLEKRMAFPLAVVDAVKAAVKKSVQHPFIVGYRISPEEMENPGITIEDTLALTEALVAKGLDYLHVSTMNFWAGSMRDEKDTMPRTKLIYERVGNLVPLIGVGGISSPEQVEQVLQEGYSLVALGRELLIEPHWLEKVKNGKAEQLEKALDVHNQEGLNIPTPMWSSLLSRTGWLPLKG; encoded by the coding sequence ATGAGTAAGAATTATAACAATATTCTGTCGTCATTTAAGTTCCCGCTTTCGGGCATAGAGTTAGATAACAGAGTCGTGATGGCCCCGATGACCACTTTTTCGGGTAATGAAGACGGAACGGTGTCGGATGCAGAAATAGCTTATTATAAAGAACGTAATAAAGGTGCGGGCTTGTTGCTCACAGCATGTGCGTATGTACTTCCTCAGGGAAAGGGATTCCACGGGCAGATAGGTGTTCATGCTGACGAGATGATTCCGAGTTTGAAGCGAATAGCCGATACCTTGAAAGAAAATGGAGGGAAGGCTCTTTTGCAGATTCATCACGGAGGTCGCATGTGCCCTCCCGAAGAGTTGCCCGATGGACAATGTGTGAGTGCTAGTGCTGTGGTTGCGTTAAGAGAAGGTGCGCAAGTTCCTCGTGAAATGACTGTAGCAGAGATTGAAGAAACGATTGATGCTTATGGTGAGGCTGCCCGTAGGGCTGTGGAAGCAGGATTTGACGGAGTAGAAATACACGGAGCCAATACCTATCTCATTCAACAATTCTTTTCACCTCATTCCAATCGCCGTACGGACAAGTGGGGCGGTAGTTTGGAAAAACGTATGGCATTTCCTTTGGCAGTCGTCGATGCAGTGAAAGCTGCTGTGAAGAAAAGCGTCCAACATCCATTCATTGTGGGCTATCGTATTTCTCCCGAAGAGATGGAAAATCCGGGTATTACTATTGAAGATACGTTGGCATTGACTGAAGCTTTGGTAGCAAAGGGACTCGATTATTTGCATGTGTCTACCATGAACTTTTGGGCAGGCTCTATGCGTGATGAGAAAGATACAATGCCTCGTACCAAATTAATTTATGAGAGGGTGGGAAATCTTGTTCCTCTTATTGGAGTTGGTGGCATCAGTTCTCCCGAACAAGTCGAACAGGTTCTTCAAGAGGGCTATTCTTTGGTAGCATTGGGACGAGAACTGCTTATTGAACCTCATTGGCTGGAAAAGGTAAAGAATGGCAAAGCAGAACAGCTAGAGAAAGCACTTGATGTGCACAATCAAGAAGGATTGAATATTCCTACACCAATGTGGAGCAGTTTGCTGAGCCGTACGGGTTGGTTGCCGCTTAAGGGATAA
- a CDS encoding nitroreductase family protein, which translates to MNKIKIMEAKNQLMKKVYTIALIATLMASCQSQTKQETMEAKNQTVEDILNRRSTRAYKPEQIRAEDLDLILQCAINAPSALNKQSWEVRVIQKPELINAINEGFVKYASSKRMEGNASKSQEPNFSVFHGAPTVIVVANDTKNDYSEVDCGLLGQNILVSAESMNLGTCVVGGVIAYLSTPEAKDLVAQLNLPLNYKPLYTITIGYKNQWPDAKPRDKTKIQIIK; encoded by the coding sequence ATGAATAAAATTAAAATCATGGAAGCAAAGAATCAACTTATGAAGAAAGTTTATACCATCGCATTAATTGCCACTTTAATGGCATCTTGCCAGTCTCAAACAAAACAAGAAACAATGGAAGCTAAAAACCAAACAGTAGAAGATATTCTGAATCGCAGAAGCACTCGTGCTTATAAGCCGGAACAAATCAGAGCTGAAGATCTTGATCTCATTCTACAATGCGCCATCAATGCGCCAAGTGCACTCAACAAGCAATCATGGGAAGTGCGGGTTATACAAAAGCCCGAATTAATCAACGCCATTAATGAAGGCTTTGTAAAATATGCTAGTAGCAAAAGGATGGAAGGCAATGCTTCTAAATCTCAAGAGCCCAATTTCAGTGTCTTCCATGGTGCACCAACGGTTATTGTTGTAGCCAATGACACAAAGAACGATTACAGTGAAGTAGATTGCGGCTTACTTGGGCAAAACATCTTAGTATCTGCCGAGTCGATGAATCTTGGGACTTGTGTGGTAGGTGGTGTGATAGCATACCTTAGCACTCCTGAAGCTAAAGATTTAGTTGCCCAACTCAATTTACCACTCAATTACAAACCTCTTTACACGATTACAATTGGATATAAAAATCAATGGCCTGATGCTAAGCCAAGAGATAAAACTAAAATTCAGATCATTAAGTAG
- a CDS encoding efflux RND transporter periplasmic adaptor subunit yields MKRITEIGKLKQVRYVLFALAGLLIGWLLFSSPSETKSSEHEGHTHEVQKEAQIWTCSMHPQIRKDKPGKCPICAMDLIPLQKSSDSSKAMDLNTVQLSEEAAALANVQTSLVSRKNPMKEIRMYGKIAADERNLQSQTAHISGRIEGLRINFTGEAVQAGQTLARIYSPELLTAQQELLEALKINQPQLIRAAREKLHLWKMSDAQITSIEHSGSVSPVVDIKANTSGIVINKRVSQGDYVSQGAVLFDVANLSRVWALFQAYETDLAFINIGDRLEFTLTSVPGKVFAGKVSFIDPIINPTTRTAGVRVEVSNPKGILKPEMYATATLNAGLKAYKNEIVIPSSAILWTGKRSIVYVKQTGVTSPSFLMRQVELGPSLGNAYVILKGLSEGEEVVTNGVFSIDASAQLEGKRSMMNDNEAKPMGGHEGHAMNNGKTLVPNQHEGHTINNNSMETNQPKQNMTKSQMKEMSEHNQHATFTVSGKCEQCKNRIESAAKSVNGVSSAKWDQEKQMIHLQFNPQKTSVDAISKAIVKVGHDTNKYKANKKVYDNLPECCKYRD; encoded by the coding sequence ATGAAAAGAATAACCGAAATAGGAAAACTAAAGCAAGTTAGGTATGTCTTGTTTGCTTTAGCAGGATTGCTCATAGGATGGTTACTATTTAGTTCTCCCTCCGAAACAAAGAGTAGTGAACACGAAGGGCACACACATGAAGTACAAAAAGAGGCCCAAATATGGACTTGCTCCATGCATCCTCAAATACGAAAAGACAAGCCGGGGAAATGTCCTATCTGTGCAATGGATCTCATTCCGCTTCAAAAGAGTTCAGATAGTAGCAAAGCAATGGATCTGAATACCGTACAACTATCTGAAGAAGCAGCTGCACTGGCCAATGTGCAAACGTCACTTGTCAGTCGTAAAAACCCGATGAAAGAAATACGCATGTACGGAAAGATTGCCGCAGACGAACGCAACTTGCAATCACAAACAGCCCATATCAGTGGACGTATAGAGGGATTGAGGATAAATTTTACCGGAGAAGCTGTACAAGCAGGGCAAACCCTCGCACGTATTTATTCGCCGGAATTGCTTACTGCTCAACAAGAATTGCTCGAAGCGTTAAAGATTAATCAACCACAATTAATAAGAGCTGCCCGTGAAAAACTGCACCTCTGGAAAATGAGTGATGCGCAAATTACTTCTATAGAGCATTCAGGTAGTGTGTCTCCAGTTGTAGATATTAAAGCCAATACCAGCGGCATCGTAATCAATAAGCGTGTTAGTCAGGGCGACTATGTTTCACAAGGTGCTGTATTGTTCGATGTAGCGAACCTTTCGAGAGTATGGGCACTGTTCCAGGCTTATGAAACTGATTTGGCTTTCATAAATATAGGCGACCGACTGGAATTCACGCTAACCTCTGTTCCCGGTAAGGTATTTGCAGGTAAAGTCTCGTTTATCGATCCCATCATCAACCCCACAACACGCACAGCCGGCGTGCGCGTTGAGGTCAGCAATCCTAAGGGAATACTAAAACCGGAAATGTATGCCACCGCGACATTGAATGCTGGACTAAAAGCGTATAAAAATGAAATTGTTATTCCCTCCAGCGCCATATTATGGACAGGAAAACGATCCATTGTATACGTTAAGCAAACCGGAGTTACTTCTCCTTCTTTCCTAATGCGTCAGGTAGAACTCGGACCATCATTGGGCAATGCTTACGTCATACTAAAAGGACTTTCAGAAGGAGAAGAAGTGGTGACGAATGGAGTTTTCTCCATTGATGCCAGTGCACAACTTGAAGGTAAACGTTCTATGATGAACGACAATGAAGCTAAACCAATGGGCGGACATGAAGGGCATGCAATGAACAACGGTAAAACACTGGTACCCAATCAGCACGAAGGACATACTATAAATAATAACAGCATGGAGACAAATCAGCCAAAACAGAACATGACCAAAAGTCAAATGAAAGAAATGTCCGAGCATAACCAACATGCCACGTTTACCGTAAGTGGTAAATGTGAGCAGTGCAAAAACCGAATAGAATCCGCTGCAAAAAGCGTAAATGGCGTATCGTCTGCCAAATGGGATCAGGAGAAGCAGATGATTCATCTGCAATTTAATCCTCAGAAAACTTCCGTAGATGCTATCAGCAAAGCCATCGTAAAGGTAGGGCACGATACCAACAAATATAAAGCAAATAAGAAAGTTTACGATAATCTGCCCGAATGTTGCAAGTATAGAGATTAA
- a CDS encoding sigma-70 family RNA polymerase sigma factor: MSIIANLSLNDEQLLLNRFLKGHDESFTLIYNRYVNQLMAYGMGWGFDREMLKDAIQDVFYKLYFNRKAFEGVTNPKSYLIRALKNRILDLQKNNIETTGLADLEFSVTPTILDNMIVEEERTAIERQIQQYLNLLTGRQREAVYLRFIEEMEYEEIAEVLDMTAPAVRKLICRAIARIRTEDMSLLLFLCLSRMVEQSSFSPF, encoded by the coding sequence ATGTCAATAATAGCAAACTTATCACTTAACGATGAACAACTTCTTTTAAATCGATTTTTAAAGGGACATGATGAATCTTTTACGCTGATTTACAACCGATATGTAAATCAGCTGATGGCTTATGGAATGGGCTGGGGATTTGACAGAGAGATGTTAAAAGATGCCATTCAGGATGTATTTTACAAACTTTACTTCAATCGAAAAGCTTTTGAAGGAGTGACAAATCCCAAGTCATATTTAATAAGAGCTTTGAAAAACAGAATTCTGGACCTACAGAAGAATAATATAGAAACTACCGGGCTGGCTGATCTGGAATTCTCAGTAACTCCAACGATACTCGATAATATGATTGTCGAAGAGGAACGAACAGCTATTGAACGACAAATACAACAATACCTAAATCTACTTACAGGACGGCAACGAGAGGCTGTATACCTTCGATTTATCGAAGAAATGGAGTACGAAGAAATTGCAGAAGTACTTGATATGACTGCTCCTGCAGTTCGAAAACTTATTTGCCGAGCCATTGCACGTATTCGAACAGAAGATATGTCATTACTCCTATTTCTTTGCCTCTCCAGAATGGTAGAGCAATCTTCTTTTTCTCCTTTCTAA